Proteins encoded in a region of the Streptomyces sp. NBC_00310 genome:
- a CDS encoding rhamnogalacturonan lyase B N-terminal domain-containing protein, translating into MSESTSASTPTSASASADRPASPGLGRRGFVAGTAATAVGAALAGPLAGTARAAAFGYTDDGTNYVIDTGANLVFKVRKSNGDLSSLVYRGTEYQGYGGMNSHIESGLGSSTVSIRQSGSTILVSVTYGTLKHYYAARSGENNIYLWTNKADTSVSATRYIVRVKAGLFLNDEPDSYTYAPTTIEASDVFAKSDGQTRSKHYSRLRVMDYDYIGWKTGSVGLWMVRSNHEKASGGPFYRSLLRHQSADGGGLYEILYYGQNQTEEQRFGLQGPYVIAFTDGGAPSSSLFPGTLTTPWADSLGLSGYTSASGRGRVAGVGITGRNTSYAYTVGLANSTAQYWGSARASDGYFSIAGVLPGTYTLTVFKGELAVYTTSVTVTAGGTTTLNSIAIPSTNDPSNAGAIWRINDWNGTPSGFKNADLMTYAHPSDVRAASWTGNVVIGSGTETSAFPCYLWKDVNSGLLVYFRLTAAQAAAAHTLRIGVTTAYANGRPQVVVNDTWTSAIPSPPTQPNTRSLTNGSYRGNNHTFTYSVPASAWLADTSQYNVLRINVVSGSGATSYLSAGTSIDAIDLLG; encoded by the coding sequence ATGTCCGAATCCACCTCCGCCTCCACCCCCACCTCCGCCTCCGCCTCCGCCGACAGACCGGCCTCGCCCGGCCTGGGCCGTCGCGGCTTCGTCGCCGGCACCGCCGCCACGGCCGTCGGGGCCGCGCTCGCCGGACCGCTGGCCGGCACCGCCCGCGCCGCGGCCTTCGGTTACACCGACGACGGCACCAACTACGTGATCGACACCGGCGCGAACCTCGTGTTCAAGGTCAGGAAGAGCAACGGCGACCTGTCCTCGCTCGTCTACCGGGGCACGGAGTACCAGGGCTACGGCGGCATGAACTCGCACATCGAGTCCGGCCTCGGCAGCTCGACCGTCAGCATCAGGCAGTCCGGCTCGACCATCCTCGTCTCCGTCACCTACGGCACGCTGAAGCACTACTACGCGGCCCGCAGCGGCGAGAACAACATCTACCTGTGGACCAACAAGGCCGACACCTCGGTCTCGGCGACCCGCTACATCGTGCGCGTGAAGGCGGGCCTGTTCCTCAACGACGAGCCCGACTCGTACACCTACGCGCCCACCACCATCGAGGCCTCGGACGTCTTCGCGAAGTCCGACGGCCAGACCCGCTCGAAGCACTACTCCAGGCTCCGGGTGATGGACTACGACTACATCGGCTGGAAGACGGGCAGCGTCGGCCTGTGGATGGTCCGCAGCAACCACGAGAAGGCCTCCGGCGGCCCCTTCTACCGCTCCCTGCTGCGCCACCAGAGCGCGGACGGCGGCGGCCTCTACGAGATCCTGTACTACGGCCAGAACCAGACGGAGGAGCAGCGGTTCGGCCTCCAGGGCCCGTACGTCATCGCCTTCACGGACGGCGGGGCGCCCTCCTCGTCGCTGTTCCCGGGCACACTGACCACGCCGTGGGCGGACTCTCTCGGCCTGTCCGGGTACACCTCCGCGAGCGGCCGGGGCCGGGTGGCGGGCGTCGGCATCACCGGCCGGAACACGTCGTACGCGTACACGGTGGGGCTCGCCAACTCGACGGCGCAGTACTGGGGTTCGGCACGGGCGTCGGACGGCTACTTCTCCATCGCGGGGGTGCTTCCGGGGACGTACACGCTCACGGTGTTCAAGGGTGAGCTGGCGGTGTACACGACCTCCGTGACGGTCACGGCGGGCGGTACGACGACGCTCAACTCGATCGCGATCCCGTCCACGAACGACCCGTCCAACGCGGGCGCGATCTGGCGGATCAACGACTGGAACGGCACGCCGAGCGGCTTCAAGAACGCCGACCTGATGACGTACGCGCATCCGTCGGACGTCCGGGCCGCCTCCTGGACCGGCAACGTGGTGATCGGCAGCGGCACCGAGACCTCGGCCTTCCCCTGCTACCTCTGGAAGGACGTGAACAGTGGTCTCCTCGTCTACTTCCGGCTGACCGCCGCGCAGGCCGCCGCCGCCCACACCCTGCGCATCGGTGTGACGACGGCCTACGCCAACGGCCGGCCGCAGGTCGTCGTCAACGACACCTGGACCTCGGCGATCCCCTCCCCGCCCACCCAGCCGAACACTCGGTCGCTGACGAACGGGTCCTACCGGGGCAACAACCACACGTTCACCTACAGCGTCCCGGCGTCCGCCTGGCTGGCGGACACGAGTCAGTACAACGTGCTGAGGATCAACGTGGTGAGCGGTTCGGGGGCGACGTCCTATCTCAGTGCGGGGACGTCGATCGACGCGATCGACCTCCTGGGCTGA
- a CDS encoding rhamnogalacturonan acetylesterase, which produces MRRFTIAALTVATTLGTVLTAVPAEAHRGRPALGLENCAENACHFDVPAGTYDVTVRLGGATAASTKVTGETRRTLLAETVTQADEPVSRSFTVDVRTPEGEPTGAEGTPGLDLVIGGAAPALADIRVTPAQRARQIFLVGDSTVCDQPGDPYSGWGQQLPQYLRKGVSVANYADSGESTVSYLADSRLWATVQPKIRRGDLVLIQLAHNDKQTDEATYRANLETLVAGVREKGGKPVLVTPIVRRWFNSDGTLNNGTALLVNGLGVDHPAVTRAVAAAHGVPLVDLTAKTKALVESLGTEGSKALYLYNEKRDNTHTSVHGATVYADLVRDELVAQGLVPEGRTRVG; this is translated from the coding sequence ATGAGACGTTTCACCATCGCCGCGCTGACGGTGGCGACGACCCTGGGCACCGTTCTCACGGCCGTACCGGCCGAGGCGCACCGGGGCCGACCCGCGCTGGGCCTGGAGAACTGCGCCGAGAACGCCTGCCACTTCGACGTCCCCGCCGGCACGTACGACGTGACCGTCCGCCTCGGCGGCGCGACGGCGGCGAGCACGAAGGTCACCGGCGAGACGCGCCGCACGCTGCTCGCCGAGACGGTCACCCAGGCCGACGAGCCCGTCTCCCGCAGCTTCACCGTCGACGTCCGCACCCCCGAGGGCGAGCCGACCGGCGCCGAGGGCACCCCCGGCCTGGACCTCGTCATCGGCGGCGCGGCGCCCGCCCTCGCCGACATCCGCGTGACCCCCGCCCAGCGGGCCCGTCAGATCTTCCTCGTCGGCGACTCCACGGTCTGCGACCAGCCCGGCGACCCGTACTCCGGCTGGGGCCAGCAACTCCCGCAGTACCTGCGCAAGGGCGTCTCGGTCGCCAACTACGCCGACTCCGGCGAGAGCACGGTGTCCTACCTCGCCGACTCCCGGCTGTGGGCCACGGTCCAGCCGAAGATCCGGCGCGGCGACCTGGTCCTGATCCAGCTGGCCCACAACGACAAGCAGACCGACGAGGCCACCTACCGGGCCAACCTCGAAACCCTGGTCGCGGGCGTCCGCGAGAAGGGCGGGAAGCCGGTCCTGGTCACCCCGATCGTCCGCCGCTGGTTCAACTCCGACGGCACCCTGAACAACGGCACGGCCCTGCTGGTCAACGGCCTCGGCGTCGACCACCCGGCGGTCACCCGCGCGGTCGCGGCCGCCCATGGTGTGCCGCTGGTCGATCTCACCGCGAAGACGAAGGCGCTGGTCGAGTCGCTGGGCACCGAGGGTTCCAAGGCGCTCTACCTCTACAACGAGAAGCGCGACAACACCCACACCTCGGTGCACGGCGCTACCGTCTACGCCGACCTCGTCCGCGACGAACTCGTCGCCCAGGGGCTGGTCCCCGAGGGGCGGACCAGGGTGGGATGA